From the genome of Bacteroides sp. MSB163, one region includes:
- a CDS encoding ketoacyl-ACP synthase III, with product MALFNITKVRIAGISACVPKQVIRVEDSVRSADYDSSNFAEKTGIRSAHISNEYTASDLCYSAAEKLISDLEWNKTDIDALFFVSQHPDYILPATSCILQERLGLSKECYAMDISLGCSGWVYGLSSVAAILSQGGIKKALLLVGDARKRALCEFDPLFGYAGTVTALEYTGNESDKFSFHFGTDGSGYDAIIIPDGGSRNPVTLRSFEMEDIDGKKMHRLQTRMKGMDVFAFGISVAPKSIKKVVEFSEKQMSDYDFFILHQANLMMNEKIRKKLQLDSERVPYSLTEFGNTSSASIPLTILTQTKGKVEKEKTNWIACGFGVGLSWGTVAFTTKEIVLSNLIEL from the coding sequence ATGGCGTTATTCAACATAACTAAAGTTCGCATTGCAGGTATCTCAGCATGTGTTCCAAAACAAGTTATACGTGTTGAGGACAGTGTAAGAAGTGCTGATTATGATTCTTCTAATTTTGCAGAAAAGACTGGCATAAGAAGTGCACATATTTCTAATGAATATACAGCATCTGACTTGTGTTATTCTGCTGCGGAAAAGTTGATTAGTGATTTGGAATGGAATAAAACTGATATTGATGCTTTATTTTTTGTATCTCAACATCCTGATTATATTCTACCAGCAACTTCTTGCATTTTGCAAGAGCGATTAGGCTTGAGTAAGGAATGTTATGCGATGGATATCTCTCTTGGATGTTCTGGATGGGTATATGGATTGAGTTCGGTGGCTGCTATATTATCTCAAGGTGGCATAAAGAAAGCATTATTGTTAGTTGGTGATGCGAGAAAAAGAGCACTTTGTGAATTTGACCCATTGTTTGGTTATGCTGGAACTGTAACAGCTTTAGAGTATACAGGAAATGAAAGTGACAAGTTTTCATTTCATTTTGGAACTGATGGTAGTGGATATGATGCTATTATTATACCTGATGGAGGTAGTCGAAATCCAGTAACATTAAGATCGTTTGAAATGGAAGATATAGATGGAAAAAAAATGCATCGTCTGCAAACAAGAATGAAGGGAATGGATGTTTTCGCTTTTGGGATTTCTGTTGCTCCAAAGTCCATCAAGAAAGTTGTTGAATTCAGTGAAAAACAAATGTCTGATTATGATTTTTTTATACTACATCAGGCTAATTTGATGATGAATGAAAAAATAAGAAAAAAACTACAACTCGATTCAGAAAGAGTACCATATAGTTTGACTGAGTTTGGAAATACTTCTTCTGCATCAATCCCCTTAACAATACTAACTCAAACAAAAGGAAAAGTTGAAAAGGAAAAAACTAATTGGATTGCTTGTGGTTTTGGTGTAGGACTTTCTTGGGGAACTGTTGCCTTTACAACAAAAGAAATTGTATTGTCAAATTTGATAGAATTATAA
- a CDS encoding phosphopantetheine-binding protein — protein MELQDFISKFAEQFDETNVAEFVGSTKFRELDEWSSLMALSIIAMVDEEYDITLKGDDMRQAETIEELFNIVKGK, from the coding sequence ATGGAATTACAAGATTTTATATCAAAGTTTGCGGAACAGTTTGATGAAACAAATGTAGCTGAATTTGTAGGTTCTACTAAATTTAGAGAATTGGATGAATGGAGTTCATTAATGGCACTTTCCATTATTGCGATGGTTGATGAAGAATATGATATTACTTTGAAGGGGGATGATATGCGTCAAGCAGAGACTATTGAGGAACTGTTTAATATAGTAAAAGGAAAGTAA
- a CDS encoding Gfo/Idh/MocA family oxidoreductase produces MAKKYKVGVLGCAHIAIRSLLPAFSSSERFELTGIASRDFHKAQLAAAPYHCVAYGNYEELLDNEDIELVYIPLPTGLHYEWIHKTLEKGKHVMSEKSLSCTYDEVRELVELACDKHLLLIENFQFRFHSQHVWVKELLERHELGDLRCFRCSFGFPPFEDRNNIRYSKSLGGGSLLDAGAYTLKAMQFILPDCSLSLRSASLYQPSDMEVDLYGGAYLDSPQGVIAELAFGFDNYYQCGYEIWGSLGRLTTTRAFTAPAGFSPKVILEKQGRYEEILLPADDHFSNMLAHIAHCLDTGEFSGEYIQNLNQSRYIGQIKEYCYGK; encoded by the coding sequence ATGGCTAAAAAATATAAAGTGGGCGTGCTTGGATGTGCCCATATAGCAATCCGCTCCCTTCTTCCCGCCTTTTCGTCATCTGAACGTTTTGAACTGACTGGCATTGCCAGTCGTGATTTTCACAAAGCCCAACTTGCAGCTGCCCCTTATCATTGTGTTGCTTACGGTAACTATGAAGAGCTGCTGGATAATGAGGATATCGAATTGGTATATATTCCGCTTCCAACAGGCTTACACTATGAGTGGATCCATAAAACTTTGGAAAAAGGAAAGCATGTGATGAGTGAGAAATCTCTGTCGTGCACTTATGATGAGGTTCGGGAGCTTGTTGAACTTGCCTGTGATAAACATTTGCTTCTGATCGAGAACTTCCAGTTTCGTTTTCATTCCCAGCATGTTTGGGTAAAAGAACTTTTGGAAAGGCATGAATTGGGTGACCTCCGTTGTTTCCGCTGTTCTTTTGGATTCCCCCCTTTTGAGGATCGGAATAATATCCGCTATTCGAAATCTCTTGGCGGCGGGTCTTTGCTTGATGCGGGAGCTTATACCTTGAAAGCTATGCAGTTTATACTTCCTGATTGTAGTTTAAGTTTGCGTTCCGCTTCTTTATACCAACCTTCTGATATGGAGGTTGATTTGTACGGAGGGGCGTACCTTGACAGTCCCCAAGGTGTCATTGCAGAGCTTGCTTTCGGTTTTGATAATTATTATCAGTGCGGCTATGAAATTTGGGGCAGTCTTGGTAGATTGACTACCACCCGTGCGTTCACCGCTCCTGCTGGTTTTTCTCCGAAAGTAATCTTGGAAAAGCAGGGGCGTTACGAGGAGATTCTCTTACCAGCTGATGATCATTTCTCAAATATGCTGGCGCATATTGCTCACTGTTTGGATACAGGAGAGTTTTCAGGTGAATATATACAGAATTTGAATCAATCCCGGTATATCGGGCAAATAAAAGAATATTGTTATGGCAAATAA
- a CDS encoding acetyltransferase produces the protein MRDIAIYGAGGFGKEVACLLNRINEVNHQWNLIGFFDDIKKKGDIISHYGVVLGSGDDINYYPTDLDIVIAIGSPEAIKEKVALITNERINFPNIIDPSFKVIDKETFVIGRGNIIQGACTVSCNVHIGDFNVMNGSVVIGHDVNIGSFNIFMPATRISGAVIIDNNNFFGVGSIVLQQVKVKNKIRLGAGSVLMFSPKRPGSYIGNPAKMFDY, from the coding sequence ATGCGTGATATTGCTATTTACGGTGCTGGTGGATTTGGTAAAGAGGTAGCTTGCCTTTTAAATCGTATAAATGAAGTGAATCATCAGTGGAATTTGATAGGATTCTTTGATGATATAAAAAAGAAAGGAGATATAATTTCTCATTATGGTGTAGTTCTTGGAAGTGGTGACGATATAAATTATTATCCCACTGATTTGGATATAGTGATTGCAATAGGTAGTCCAGAGGCTATAAAAGAAAAAGTTGCTTTAATTACCAATGAAAGGATAAATTTTCCCAATATAATTGATCCATCCTTTAAAGTGATTGATAAAGAAACATTTGTTATTGGACGAGGAAATATCATACAAGGGGCATGCACAGTCTCGTGTAATGTACATATTGGTGATTTTAATGTAATGAATGGTTCTGTTGTTATTGGTCATGATGTAAATATTGGTAGTTTTAATATTTTCATGCCTGCTACTCGAATTTCAGGTGCAGTCATAATTGATAACAATAATTTTTTTGGTGTGGGATCAATTGTATTGCAGCAGGTCAAAGTCAAAAATAAAATCCGTTTGGGTGCTGGAAGCGTATTAATGTTTTCACCGAAACGTCCAGGATCTTACATTGGAAACCCTGCAAAAATGTTTGATTATTAA
- a CDS encoding Wzz/FepE/Etk N-terminal domain-containing protein, with protein MSEELQKNPSSQEEEIDLLKLALKIWRERKFILKTCGYAVLIGLVIVFSIPREYTAEAMIAPEMSDNKGGGLSSLAAMAGLNLNATSGADAIYPDLYPDIVTSTPFITGLFNVRVKDLDEEIDTTLYCYLNDYQRMPWWSLITSAPFKAAGWAISLLTDEDDDDGILDPFHLTREETDIAKELSERINVSVDKKTGVTTLSVTMQDARISACLTDTVVRRLQDYVTEYRTNKARQDFLFQEKLFERKKKEYEKAQENYAKFADANKNIILLSYRAEQERLENEMRLAYQVYTSVAQQLQMAEAKVQEITPVYTIIEPSTIPIKPSKPRKALMLIGIVFLTGFGCVSWVLFGRDFFTDLKNRKEDNKVKLKEEEIGR; from the coding sequence ATGAGTGAGGAACTTCAAAAGAACCCTTCTTCTCAAGAAGAAGAAATAGATTTGCTAAAACTTGCATTAAAGATTTGGAGGGAACGTAAGTTTATACTGAAGACTTGTGGATATGCTGTACTGATAGGATTGGTAATTGTTTTTAGTATTCCTAGGGAGTATACGGCTGAGGCCATGATTGCACCGGAAATGTCGGATAATAAAGGTGGTGGGCTTTCGTCATTGGCCGCAATGGCGGGCCTTAATCTTAATGCTACATCTGGTGCAGATGCAATATATCCTGATTTGTATCCTGATATTGTAACTTCTACTCCTTTTATAACAGGGTTATTTAATGTTCGAGTTAAAGACTTAGATGAGGAAATTGACACTACTCTTTATTGCTATTTAAATGATTATCAACGCATGCCATGGTGGTCATTAATAACTTCTGCTCCATTTAAAGCAGCTGGTTGGGCTATTTCATTATTAACAGATGAAGATGATGATGATGGTATTCTTGATCCTTTTCATTTAACGAGAGAAGAAACTGATATTGCGAAAGAGTTAAGTGAGCGTATTAATGTTTCTGTTGATAAAAAGACAGGGGTTACTACTTTGTCTGTGACAATGCAGGATGCTCGTATTTCTGCTTGTCTTACTGATACTGTAGTACGCAGGTTACAGGATTATGTTACAGAATATCGAACCAATAAGGCTCGTCAGGATTTTCTGTTTCAAGAGAAGCTTTTTGAAAGAAAAAAGAAAGAGTATGAGAAAGCTCAGGAAAACTATGCCAAGTTTGCTGACGCCAACAAGAATATTATTTTGTTGAGTTATCGTGCTGAGCAAGAAAGGTTGGAAAATGAGATGCGTTTGGCATATCAGGTTTATACCTCCGTTGCACAGCAATTGCAAATGGCAGAGGCTAAAGTACAGGAAATTACTCCTGTATATACTATTATTGAGCCATCAACTATTCCAATAAAGCCTTCAAAACCTCGTAAGGCTCTAATGCTTATAGGGATTGTATTTCTGACAGGATTCGGTTGTGTCAGTTGGGTATTATTTGGAAGGGATTTCTTTACTGATTTGAAGAATAGAAAAGAAGATAATAAAGTGAAATTGAAAGAAGAAGAGATAGGTAGGTAA
- a CDS encoding right-handed parallel beta-helix repeat-containing protein: MKKTFDTCLKGILFSLFISIKFLCYTNGANSVLINSQKENALSYVELCNNKSFASQVTQSNVTYIIRSDFDLNGGQIKLPKSSTFKFIGGTINNGTLIGNSSIIISDNVMIFRDVVIKGTWKVADIYDTWFFYKTSKDNPANQIIKNIISLTDDTLHNTIHFISDRVYWYEVAYKGNPVLGDIVRPMYAKLNSEEYAFLTIFELKSNTKMILNNIWKMIPTNQGAYFVFKIIHKENIEICGTGAIYGDAKAHLYSDPFVSKSTYYGEFGHIFKILSCNNVILRDITVGEAFGDGIGIGSNVVEISAGEITSSPSGGIVDKPTKNVLIDNVKVLFNRRNGISCAAHDVSIKNVYFEGNGIEEINGTAPMCGIDFESDYIKINPICRNENVSMSNCIFRNNRYDVSSTNNTQKNYGRYATVISDCNFTAPLRLNTTFWLKFINCHIPCISNVGNSINYYTESSHICYDNCRFDELNPYLTSAAAIYEHEFINCISPQDTEGMVKLFVNLNKGQVCKMSIPKGNFSQIELAAFANSGGIKQSTNVTTYTLGNSATSMINDFRIGYRRDSTLTTSIYEFLPIFSNVKYNNEENSYEIFLAMGNTIVGGDLDDTWRIVIYYNLKSEYSVIKHGNVAVGSKKGSIAISGGVYPTPLEVKLSKVNFEDVEKTITFPYAEMFKVIKGTELPVLDASNAGKTFFLLDDKIPVWYDSYTKTFRMSDGYIYKKKQGTTSERPRDVEAGFQYFDTTLKQPIWSAGNNQWVDALGNNI; the protein is encoded by the coding sequence ATGAAAAAAACATTTGATACATGTTTGAAAGGGATATTATTCTCACTCTTTATCTCTATTAAGTTTTTATGCTATACTAATGGAGCTAATAGTGTACTCATTAATTCACAAAAAGAGAATGCACTAAGTTATGTGGAATTGTGCAATAATAAATCTTTTGCTAGTCAAGTAACCCAAAGTAATGTAACCTATATTATTCGTAGTGATTTTGATCTGAATGGTGGACAAATAAAGTTACCTAAATCTTCTACTTTTAAATTTATCGGTGGTACAATAAATAATGGTACGCTTATTGGAAATAGTTCAATTATTATTTCTGATAATGTAATGATATTTAGAGATGTTGTAATCAAAGGAACTTGGAAGGTTGCGGACATTTATGATACGTGGTTCTTTTATAAAACATCAAAAGATAATCCGGCTAATCAGATAATAAAAAATATTATATCTCTTACTGATGACACATTACATAACACAATTCATTTTATATCAGACAGAGTGTATTGGTACGAAGTTGCCTATAAAGGTAATCCGGTTTTAGGAGATATTGTGAGACCGATGTATGCAAAGCTGAATAGCGAAGAGTATGCTTTTTTGACGATATTTGAATTAAAATCAAACACTAAAATGATTTTAAATAATATTTGGAAAATGATTCCAACGAATCAAGGTGCTTATTTTGTCTTCAAAATTATACATAAGGAAAATATTGAAATTTGTGGAACTGGTGCAATATATGGTGATGCTAAAGCACATTTGTATTCAGATCCATTTGTGTCCAAAAGTACTTATTATGGAGAATTTGGTCACATTTTTAAGATATTAAGTTGTAATAATGTAATATTACGTGATATTACTGTTGGTGAGGCTTTTGGAGATGGTATTGGAATAGGTTCCAATGTTGTTGAAATTTCTGCAGGTGAAATAACTTCAAGCCCATCTGGGGGAATTGTGGATAAACCTACAAAGAATGTTTTGATTGATAATGTTAAAGTCCTTTTCAATAGAAGAAATGGCATTTCTTGTGCAGCTCATGATGTCTCTATAAAGAATGTATATTTTGAGGGGAATGGGATTGAAGAAATCAATGGTACTGCTCCAATGTGTGGAATAGATTTTGAAAGTGACTATATCAAAATTAATCCTATTTGTAGGAATGAAAATGTATCTATGTCTAATTGCATATTTAGAAATAATAGATATGATGTGTCATCAACCAATAATACACAAAAAAATTATGGGCGATATGCTACTGTTATTTCAGATTGTAATTTTACAGCTCCTTTAAGGCTAAACACTACATTTTGGCTTAAATTTATTAATTGTCATATACCATGTATAAGCAATGTAGGTAATAGCATTAACTATTATACGGAAAGTAGCCATATATGTTATGATAATTGTAGGTTTGATGAGTTAAATCCATATTTGACAAGTGCTGCTGCTATTTATGAACATGAGTTTATTAATTGTATAAGTCCTCAAGATACGGAGGGGATGGTTAAACTTTTTGTGAATCTCAATAAGGGGCAAGTATGTAAGATGTCTATTCCTAAAGGCAATTTTTCTCAAATTGAACTTGCAGCTTTTGCTAACAGTGGTGGTATTAAGCAATCTACAAATGTGACAACATATACATTAGGTAATTCTGCCACTAGTATGATTAATGATTTCCGAATTGGTTATCGGCGGGATTCGACCCTAACAACGTCCATATATGAATTTTTGCCAATATTCTCTAATGTAAAATATAATAATGAAGAGAATAGTTATGAAATTTTTTTAGCTATGGGCAATACTATTGTTGGTGGAGATTTAGATGATACTTGGAGAATTGTTATTTACTATAATTTAAAATCAGAGTATAGTGTTATTAAACATGGTAATGTTGCGGTTGGTTCTAAAAAAGGATCTATTGCAATTAGTGGAGGGGTATATCCAACGCCTTTAGAAGTAAAACTTTCAAAAGTTAATTTTGAGGATGTTGAGAAGACTATTACATTTCCATATGCTGAAATGTTTAAGGTTATAAAAGGAACAGAATTGCCGGTTTTAGATGCTTCCAATGCGGGTAAAACATTTTTTTTGCTTGATGATAAGATTCCCGTTTGGTACGACTCTTATACAAAAACATTTAGAATGTCAGATGGATATATTTATAAAAAGAAACAAGGGACAACTTCTGAAAGGCCTCGGGATGTAGAGGCTGGATTCCAATATTTTGATACTACTTTAAAACAACCTATATGGAGTGCTGGTAATAATCAATGGGTAGATGCGTTGGGGAATAATATTTAA
- a CDS encoding lipopolysaccharide biosynthesis protein has protein sequence MQESLKDKTVRGVGWSFIDNIASSGITFLVGLILARLLTPEEYGVMAMIAIFIAVSNSIIDSGFSNALIRKVYINRIDYNTVFYFNIVVSIVLYISLFLASPAISVFFKEPILMEVMRVIGFILIINALSIIPRTIFVRNVNFKTQTKVSLISSISSGFVGIGMALAGMGVWSLVGQQLSRQLLNALFLWIFCKWYPNLEFSIKSFNELFGFGSKLLLSGLINTIYKNIYYIIIGRFYASSILGQYTRAEQFNIIFSSNLTTVVQRVSYPVLSSIQEESERLREAYRKVIKTTMLISFACMLGLAAVAKPLILILIGAKWLPAVYFLQIICFAGMLYPLHAINLNILQVKGRSDLFLKLEIIKKIIAVGPIMIGMYCGIEYMLWGSVVSSFIAYFLNSYYSAGLIDYPTIDQLKDILPTFLTSLTVAFIMWCVSLLDWSVYLLLPIQLVLGILLAFFIYEKIKLPEYLELKQLGISLLKRK, from the coding sequence ATGCAGGAATCTTTAAAAGATAAAACAGTTCGTGGTGTTGGTTGGAGTTTTATAGACAATATAGCCAGTTCAGGTATTACTTTTCTTGTCGGTCTCATCTTAGCTCGTTTGCTGACTCCTGAGGAATATGGGGTTATGGCTATGATAGCTATATTTATAGCCGTATCAAATTCAATTATTGATAGTGGCTTTTCTAACGCCCTTATACGTAAAGTATACATAAATCGTATTGACTATAATACCGTTTTTTATTTTAATATAGTAGTTAGTATTGTTTTATATATTTCTTTGTTTCTTGCATCACCGGCGATAAGTGTCTTCTTTAAAGAACCAATATTGATGGAGGTTATGCGAGTAATAGGCTTTATTCTTATTATTAATGCATTATCCATTATACCTCGTACGATATTTGTACGGAATGTTAATTTTAAAACACAAACTAAGGTTTCATTAATCTCGTCTATAAGTAGTGGATTTGTTGGTATAGGTATGGCGCTTGCCGGAATGGGGGTATGGAGCTTGGTCGGTCAACAGCTATCCCGGCAATTATTGAATGCTTTATTTTTATGGATTTTCTGTAAATGGTATCCTAACCTTGAATTTTCAATAAAAAGTTTTAATGAGCTTTTTGGCTTTGGATCCAAGCTATTGTTATCCGGGCTTATAAACACTATTTATAAGAATATTTATTATATCATTATTGGTCGCTTTTATGCTTCTTCCATATTAGGACAATATACGCGTGCAGAACAGTTTAATATAATATTCTCCAGCAATTTGACTACTGTTGTCCAACGTGTTAGCTATCCTGTATTAAGTTCAATTCAAGAGGAATCAGAACGATTACGTGAAGCTTATCGCAAGGTTATAAAAACTACTATGCTGATAAGTTTTGCATGTATGTTAGGACTTGCAGCTGTAGCAAAGCCTTTGATTCTTATTTTAATAGGTGCAAAGTGGCTTCCTGCCGTTTACTTTTTACAAATAATCTGTTTTGCCGGTATGTTGTACCCTCTTCATGCTATTAATTTGAATATTTTGCAAGTAAAAGGACGCTCTGACTTATTTTTAAAATTAGAAATAATAAAAAAAATAATAGCAGTAGGTCCAATTATGATAGGTATGTATTGTGGTATTGAATATATGCTTTGGGGAAGTGTAGTAAGCTCTTTTATTGCTTATTTTTTGAATAGCTATTATTCTGCAGGATTGATAGATTATCCCACTATAGATCAATTGAAAGATATATTGCCTACATTTCTTACATCCCTTACCGTAGCTTTCATTATGTGGTGTGTCTCTTTGTTAGATTGGTCGGTTTATCTCCTTCTCCCGATCCAGTTAGTATTGGGAATTCTATTGGCATTTTTTATTTACGAGAAAATAAAGTTACCGGAGTACCTTGAACTTAAGCAACTTGGCATCTCTCTGTTAAAACGAAAGTAA
- a CDS encoding NDP-hexose 2,3-dehydratase family protein, whose translation MVIRSLLTIQGTLHSLDEIRLWIENRNRSIQVAVDPVPFSSLDHWSQDEDGTLRHSSGRFFSIEGIRVETDYGSLSSWTQPIINQPEVGYLGILTKEFDGVLYFLMQAKIEPGNVNCVQISPTLQATKSNYSQIHKGKQPLYLDYFVNASPDQIILDQLQSEQGARFLRKRNRNIIIKVEEDVEEYDDFRWMTLGQIKELMRYDNMVNMDTRTVLSGLKISDYLSLADDTSRLSVFGRDLFLSSVTNHCHTTISEHLSWLSSLKSRYDLKVHPFPLRKMTDWRVLPGEISREDGKYFKVVGVKVTISNREVSSWCQPLIQPMQQGICAFIIKKINGVYHFMVQAKLECGNFDVMELAPTVQCLTGNIPSSRSARPPFLDLVLESSGSQVLYDTLQSEEGGRFYHEQNRNMLVEVDDSFPLELPERYRWMTLGQIYQFLRFNNYLNIQSRSLIAALNYLS comes from the coding sequence ATGGTAATTCGTTCTTTATTAACCATTCAGGGTACTTTGCATTCGCTGGATGAAATACGTCTTTGGATTGAGAATCGTAATCGTTCAATTCAGGTCGCAGTTGATCCTGTTCCTTTTTCTTCCCTAGATCACTGGTCTCAGGATGAAGATGGTACTTTAAGACATAGTTCCGGTCGTTTTTTTTCGATTGAAGGGATTCGTGTAGAGACAGACTATGGCTCCCTTTCCAGTTGGACGCAGCCTATAATCAACCAACCGGAAGTAGGCTATCTGGGGATTTTGACCAAGGAATTTGATGGTGTCCTTTATTTTTTGATGCAAGCAAAGATCGAACCCGGGAATGTAAATTGTGTGCAGATTTCTCCTACCTTGCAGGCTACTAAGAGTAATTATAGTCAGATTCATAAAGGGAAACAACCCCTATACCTTGATTATTTTGTGAATGCGAGCCCTGACCAGATAATTCTTGACCAACTTCAATCCGAACAGGGAGCAAGGTTTCTTCGTAAGAGAAACCGCAATATTATAATAAAAGTGGAGGAGGATGTTGAGGAGTATGATGATTTCCGCTGGATGACACTCGGTCAGATAAAAGAGTTGATGCGTTATGATAATATGGTCAATATGGATACCCGTACCGTTCTTTCCGGTTTAAAAATCAGCGACTATTTATCTCTTGCGGATGATACGAGTCGTTTGTCGGTTTTTGGTAGGGATTTGTTTCTTTCTTCCGTAACGAATCACTGTCATACTACGATATCCGAGCATCTTTCCTGGCTGTCTTCTTTAAAGTCCCGGTATGATTTGAAGGTACATCCTTTTCCTCTCCGGAAAATGACAGATTGGCGGGTATTGCCCGGTGAAATATCCCGTGAGGATGGAAAATACTTTAAAGTGGTTGGTGTGAAAGTTACCATATCTAACCGTGAGGTCTCTTCGTGGTGCCAGCCGTTGATTCAACCGATGCAGCAAGGCATATGTGCTTTTATCATCAAAAAGATAAATGGAGTTTATCATTTTATGGTGCAGGCAAAACTTGAATGCGGTAACTTTGATGTTATGGAATTGGCTCCTACAGTGCAATGTCTGACAGGTAATATTCCTTCTTCTCGAAGTGCCCGTCCGCCTTTCCTTGACCTTGTGCTTGAGTCTTCCGGATCTCAGGTGCTTTACGATACTTTACAATCGGAAGAAGGAGGCCGCTTCTATCATGAGCAAAACCGTAACATGCTTGTTGAGGTGGATGATTCTTTTCCCCTCGAACTCCCTGAACGTTATCGCTGGATGACTTTAGGACAAATCTATCAGTTCTTGCGTTTCAATAATTATCTGAACATTCAGTCCCGCAGTTTGATAGCGGCTCTAAATTATTTATCTTAA
- a CDS encoding DegT/DnrJ/EryC1/StrS family aminotransferase: MANKSIYVTMPTLAPLEEVTQLMQGIWERGIMTHNGPLVQRFEKEVADYLHLRNIVSVTNGTIAIHMAIRALGLKGEVITTPFTFIATISSIIWEGCTPVFVDIDPETLNMDPSKIEEKITEHTCAILPVHVFGNPCEVEQIDAIAKKHNLRVIYDAAHAVGVNYKGRSIFEYGDISTTSFHATKMLNTAEGGACFALDDELHEKLKRLRFFGFDDRKDVVDDGTNGKMTEVHAAIGIANLRYLPSALADRQEKYMLYKEILSQCPELKFQRINEACNYSYFPVIFPSEATLLSVEKKLNAEGIYPRRYFYPSVNTFTQILPYVEMPVSEDISKRILCLPLYYGLAKEEIERIATEVLL; encoded by the coding sequence ATGGCAAATAAAAGTATCTATGTGACGATGCCTACTTTGGCACCGTTGGAAGAAGTAACTCAGCTTATGCAGGGTATTTGGGAGCGTGGTATTATGACGCATAACGGTCCCCTAGTACAACGTTTTGAGAAGGAAGTTGCTGATTATCTTCACTTGCGTAATATTGTTTCAGTGACCAATGGTACTATTGCCATTCATATGGCTATCCGTGCCTTGGGCCTTAAAGGTGAGGTCATTACTACCCCTTTTACTTTCATCGCTACAATCAGCTCCATTATTTGGGAGGGTTGTACGCCTGTCTTTGTTGATATTGATCCTGAGACATTGAATATGGACCCGTCTAAGATTGAGGAAAAGATCACTGAACATACTTGTGCAATTCTTCCCGTACATGTTTTCGGTAATCCCTGCGAAGTCGAGCAAATTGATGCTATAGCTAAGAAGCATAACTTGAGAGTGATTTATGATGCTGCGCATGCTGTCGGGGTGAATTATAAAGGCAGGTCAATATTTGAGTACGGTGATATTTCCACTACGAGCTTTCATGCCACAAAGATGTTGAATACGGCTGAGGGAGGTGCCTGCTTTGCCTTGGACGATGAATTGCATGAAAAGTTGAAGCGCTTGCGTTTCTTTGGTTTTGATGATCGTAAGGATGTTGTGGATGATGGTACTAATGGAAAAATGACCGAAGTTCATGCGGCTATCGGCATTGCCAATTTGCGTTATCTGCCGTCTGCCCTGGCTGATCGTCAAGAAAAGTATATGCTGTATAAAGAGATACTTTCTCAATGTCCTGAATTGAAGTTTCAGCGTATCAATGAGGCTTGTAACTATAGTTATTTTCCAGTGATATTTCCTTCGGAAGCAACGCTTCTCTCTGTTGAGAAAAAGTTGAATGCTGAAGGCATTTATCCAAGACGCTATTTCTATCCTTCGGTGAATACCTTTACACAGATACTTCCCTATGTAGAAATGCCTGTTTCCGAAGACATTTCGAAAAGAATACTTTGTCTGCCTTTGTACTATGGTTTGGCAAAGGAGGAGATTGAAAGAATTGCTACTGAAGTATTATTATAA